A DNA window from Jaculus jaculus isolate mJacJac1 chromosome 1, mJacJac1.mat.Y.cur, whole genome shotgun sequence contains the following coding sequences:
- the LOC101615877 gene encoding olfactory receptor 5A1: protein MSLTKVWNSSSVTVFFLLGFSEHPELQVLLFVTFLSIYLMTLAWNLALIFLIRSDTHLHTPMYFFLTNLSFIDICYSSSVAPKMLTNFFREQKTISFLGCAAQFFFFVGMGLTECFLLTAMAYDRYAAISSPLLYTTIMSEGLCARMVAGAYFGGFLSSLIQASSIFQLHFCGPNVINHFFCDLPPILALACSNIFVSQVVNFLVVITVGGTSFLIILISYSYIVSAVLKIRSAEGRWKAFNTCASHLMVVTLLFGTALFMYLRPSSSYSLSRDKVVSVFYSLVIPMLNPLIYSLRNKEIKDALWKVMEKKKVFSRS from the coding sequence ATGTCTTTAACCAAGGTCTGGAACAGCTCATCAGTGACTGTCTTCTTCCTGTTGGGATTCTCAGAGCATCCAGAACTCCAAGTCCTCCTCTTTGTGACCTTCCTGAGCATCTATCTCATGACCCTGGCCTGGAACCTGGCCCTCATCTTTCTGATCAGAAGTGACACCCATCTGCACACACCCATGTATTTTTTCCTCACCAACTTGTCCTTCATTGACATCTGCTACTCTTCCTCTGTAGCTCCCAAGATGCTCACCAACTTCTTCCGGGAGCAGAAGACCATATCGTTCCTGGGCTGTGCagctcagttttttttctttgtcggCATGGGTCTAACGGAGTGCTTCCTGCTGACAGCTATGGCATACGACCGATATGCCGcaatctccagcccccttctctatACCACCATCATGTCTGAAGGCCTCTGTGCACGCATGGTGGCTGGGGCATATTTTGGTGGTTTCTTGAGTTCCTTGATCCAGGCCAGCTCCATATTTCAGCTCCATTTCTGTGGACCAAATGTTATCAACCACTTCTTTTGTGACCTCCCACCAATCCTGGCACTTGCTTGCTCCAACATCTTTGTCAGTCAAGTGGTGAATTTCCTCGTGGTCATCACTGTTGGAGGGACATCATTTCTCATCATCTTGATCTCCTACAGCTACATAGTGTCGGCTGTCTTGAAGATCCGCTCTGCAGAAGGCCGATGGAAAGCATTCAACACGTGTGCCTCACACTTGATGGTGGTGACGCTGTTGTTTGGGACAGCCCTTTTCATGTACCTGCGGCCTAGCTCCAGCTACTCACTCAGCAGAGACAAAGTGGTTTCTGTATTCTACTCATTGGTGATCCCCATGCTGAACCCTCTCATTTACAGTTTGAGGAACAAAGAAATCAAGGATGCCCTGTGGAAGgtaatggagaaaaagaaagtgttttCCAGGTCATGA